A stretch of the Notamacropus eugenii isolate mMacEug1 chromosome 2, mMacEug1.pri_v2, whole genome shotgun sequence genome encodes the following:
- the NDUFA10 gene encoding NADH dehydrogenase [ubiquinone] 1 alpha subcomplex subunit 10, mitochondrial isoform X1: MAAVLLRPRAAWAVSLSVSARGLGAVGAPHAAGIHTGLQHKRRYGPLSYILGERTTKRFTEKSKVITVDGNIRSGKSELAKHLAEKLGLKHFPEVDIHYSEKNSGDGTILSPELGGNCSLEKFYDNPRSNDGNAYRLQSWLYANRLLQYSDALEHLLNTGQGVVLERSIFSDFVFMEAMFKQGFIRKQCVEHYNEIKRLTAPQYLPPHLVIYVDVPVPEILKNIQEKGNAHEKKITTTYLQDIENAYKKTFLPEMSKNCEILQYTAKEAKDVDKVLEDIDYVKFDKGPWLEQNDRSLHHLRMLVQNKYEVVNYTTVPIYLPEITIGAHQCDRLYRQFRELKGHKYNPGYNADVGDKWIWLK, from the exons ATGGCTGCTGTTCTCCTGAGGCCCCGCGCGGCCTGGGCCGTGTCCCTGTCTGTGTCGGCGCGCGGGCTCGGGGCCGTGGGCGCCCCACACGCG GCAGGAATTCATACAGGTTTGCAACACAAGCGCCGCTATGGGCCCTTGTCTTACATACTTGGCGAGAGAACCACAAAGAGATTCACTGAGAAAAGCAAAGTGATAACCGTGGATGGCAACATACGTTCTGGAAAAAGCGAGCTCGCCAAACATTTAGCAGAAAAGCTAG GTTTGAAGCACTTTCCTGAAGTCGACATACATTACTCAGAGAAAAACTCAGGCGATGGCACAATCTTGAGTCCAGAGCTGGGCGGCAATTGCAGCTTGGAGAAGTTTTATGACAATCCCAGGAGTAATGATGGCAATGCTTACCGCCTGCAATCCTGGCTCTACGCTAACCGCCTTCTGCAGTATTCTGATGCCTTGGAACACCTGCTGAACACAG GACAGGGCGTAGTTCTGGAGCGCTCAATCTTCAGCGATTTTGTGTTCATGGAAGCCATGTTCAAGCAAGGTTTCATCCGAAAACAGT GCGTGGAGCACTACAACGAGATCAAACGTCTCACAGCCCCACAGTATTTGCCGCCTCACTTGGTTATATACGTTGATGTGCCTGTTCCTGAGATCCTGAAGAATATTCAGGAGAAAGGAAAT gCCCATGAAAAGAAGATCACCACCACCTACCTACAGGACATTGAAAATGCCTACAAGAAGACCTTCCTTCCAGAAATGAG taaaaATTGTGAGATTTTACAATATACAGCAAAGGAAGCAAAGGATGTGGACAAG gttTTGGAAGATATTGACTATGTCAAGTTTGATAAGGGCCCTTGGCTGGAGCAAAATGACCGTTCTCTCCACCACTTGAGGATGCT GGTgcagaataaatatgaagtagtGAATTACACGACTGTTCccatctacctcccagagatCACCATCGGAGCTCACCAGTGTGATCGCCTCTACCGCCAGTTCAGAGAG
- the NDUFA10 gene encoding NADH dehydrogenase [ubiquinone] 1 alpha subcomplex subunit 10, mitochondrial isoform X2 → MAAVLLRPRAAWAVSLSVSARGLGAVGAPHAAGIHTGLQHKRRYGPLSYILGERTTKRFTEKSKVITVDGNIRSGKSELAKHLAEKLGLKHFPEVDIHYSEKNSGDGTILSPELGGNCSLEKFYDNPRSNDGNAYRLQSWLYANRLLQYSDALEHLLNTGQGVVLERSIFSDFVFMEAMFKQGFIRKQCVEHYNEIKRLTAPQYLPPHLVIYVDVPVPEILKNIQEKGNAHEKKITTTYLQDIENAYKKTFLPEMSKNCEILQYTAKEAKDVDKVLEDIDYVKFDKGPWLEQNDRSLHHLRML, encoded by the exons ATGGCTGCTGTTCTCCTGAGGCCCCGCGCGGCCTGGGCCGTGTCCCTGTCTGTGTCGGCGCGCGGGCTCGGGGCCGTGGGCGCCCCACACGCG GCAGGAATTCATACAGGTTTGCAACACAAGCGCCGCTATGGGCCCTTGTCTTACATACTTGGCGAGAGAACCACAAAGAGATTCACTGAGAAAAGCAAAGTGATAACCGTGGATGGCAACATACGTTCTGGAAAAAGCGAGCTCGCCAAACATTTAGCAGAAAAGCTAG GTTTGAAGCACTTTCCTGAAGTCGACATACATTACTCAGAGAAAAACTCAGGCGATGGCACAATCTTGAGTCCAGAGCTGGGCGGCAATTGCAGCTTGGAGAAGTTTTATGACAATCCCAGGAGTAATGATGGCAATGCTTACCGCCTGCAATCCTGGCTCTACGCTAACCGCCTTCTGCAGTATTCTGATGCCTTGGAACACCTGCTGAACACAG GACAGGGCGTAGTTCTGGAGCGCTCAATCTTCAGCGATTTTGTGTTCATGGAAGCCATGTTCAAGCAAGGTTTCATCCGAAAACAGT GCGTGGAGCACTACAACGAGATCAAACGTCTCACAGCCCCACAGTATTTGCCGCCTCACTTGGTTATATACGTTGATGTGCCTGTTCCTGAGATCCTGAAGAATATTCAGGAGAAAGGAAAT gCCCATGAAAAGAAGATCACCACCACCTACCTACAGGACATTGAAAATGCCTACAAGAAGACCTTCCTTCCAGAAATGAG taaaaATTGTGAGATTTTACAATATACAGCAAAGGAAGCAAAGGATGTGGACAAG gttTTGGAAGATATTGACTATGTCAAGTTTGATAAGGGCCCTTGGCTGGAGCAAAATGACCGTTCTCTCCACCACTTGAGGATGCT